A region of Halopiger xanaduensis SH-6 DNA encodes the following proteins:
- a CDS encoding sulfurtransferase TusA family protein — MSSDYQTTETLDVKGQSCPMPIVKTKQAIDELEDGDVLEVVATDSGSMSDIRGWAEGTDGVELLDQVEEDDLYTHYVKKTE; from the coding sequence ATGAGTTCGGATTACCAGACCACCGAAACGCTGGACGTGAAAGGACAGTCATGCCCGATGCCCATCGTGAAGACCAAGCAGGCGATTGACGAGCTCGAGGACGGTGACGTGCTCGAAGTCGTTGCGACGGACTCGGGTAGCATGAGCGATATCCGCGGGTGGGCCGAGGGTACCGATGGTGTCGAACTCCTCGACCAAGTTGAGGAGGACGATCTGTACACCCACTACGTGAAGAAGACCGAATAA
- a CDS encoding DsrE/DsrF/DrsH-like family protein → MSTDNQSASVDDVDVEIDAAELQALHERVEELEESVANLDEGDDQKKMTIVATQGSFDMAYPPLILASTAAAFGWDVVVFHTFWGLDILHEEKSKDLKLSAVGNPNMPVPNAVAALPGMDTMATKMMQKKIDENGTATIEELIDLSLESGVDLQACQMTIELMDYDEDDFYDGVTTGVGAATALQHMAESDIQLLV, encoded by the coding sequence ATGAGTACGGACAACCAATCAGCCTCCGTCGACGACGTCGATGTCGAAATCGATGCCGCCGAGTTACAGGCACTACACGAGCGCGTCGAAGAACTCGAGGAGTCCGTCGCTAATCTTGACGAGGGCGACGATCAGAAGAAGATGACCATCGTCGCCACGCAGGGCAGCTTCGACATGGCGTACCCGCCGCTGATCCTCGCGAGCACGGCGGCCGCCTTCGGCTGGGACGTCGTCGTCTTCCACACGTTCTGGGGGCTCGACATCCTTCACGAGGAGAAGTCCAAGGACCTCAAGCTGAGCGCCGTCGGCAACCCGAACATGCCGGTGCCGAATGCCGTCGCTGCGCTGCCGGGCATGGATACGATGGCCACGAAGATGATGCAGAAGAAGATCGACGAGAATGGGACCGCCACCATCGAGGAGTTGATCGATCTCTCGCTCGAAAGTGGCGTCGACCTGCAGGCGTGCCAGATGACGATCGAGCTGATGGATTACGACGAGGACGACTTCTACGACGGCGTTACGACCGGCGTCGGCGCAGCTACCGCGCTGCAACACATGGCCGAGTCCGACATCCAGCTCCTCGTCTGA
- a CDS encoding HalOD1 output domain-containing protein, protein MNDTRSAFTKPSLRVLEEIADAEDVSPAALEPPLNEVIDPTALDRLFEPTATDDSARGGRVSFKYRGYGVTVTSNGTVELE, encoded by the coding sequence ATGAACGACACTCGGTCCGCGTTTACGAAGCCAAGCCTGCGCGTCCTTGAAGAGATTGCAGACGCGGAAGACGTCTCTCCAGCTGCCCTCGAACCGCCGCTTAACGAGGTCATAGATCCCACTGCGCTGGATCGGTTGTTTGAACCGACTGCTACTGACGACTCGGCTCGAGGTGGACGTGTTTCGTTCAAGTATCGGGGATATGGTGTAACGGTCACCTCGAATGGTACCGTTGAATTGGAGTAA